The genomic segment TCTTAATTCATCACCGGTTATACTAGGGAGATCCTTTCTGAGTACATCTCGTATAAAAATTGATGTTAATGAGAGTACTTTGacgatggaatttgatggagaagTAGCTCATTTtaacattttttatgaaataaaaaatcctGTTAACTCTCATTTTGTGCTTGCCATTCATGCTACTAATCCCTCTGTGcaaaaattttctgaatttgATTGTAGGGGTAAATTCAAAATTGTTacgaacaagtatcataggatGAAAGCAATTTATGAGGTGAAAATGAGTTGAAAATTAAGAAGATGGTTGTACTCAATGGCTATTTGAATCCTGGAGGAATGTCACCGATtgcaagaaaatttgaattacaTCCACATTGAGAACTGATGCTTCACGTCTAGTCAAAGAAGTTAAAAATTGACACTTATTGAAAGGCAACCCAATTCATTTTCTGttatttgttcattttattatgtgtttcattatgtttgttggttttttggggcataaactaagaaacaacaccttagtgtTGCAAAAAAAACTTATAATAGACTTGTATTGAAGGTGGAAAATGAGCTTATGTTCTACATTCATCAACTcactatttatagtgattacatgaaacaaactaACAAAATATCCCACTAACAATTATcctaaaaatctcaacaaaatataatcttcttctactagcaaatcttagctaatatatttgttaacaaaccaacatgatctttggttaacaaatatccttgttttctaataactaaattattttgatatcaaACATAATCTAGCAAAATCGGTAGGAAAAGTTGGCATATCTCAACACTCCTCCTTGCTACTTTTGCTGcagatttttaattttcttctcAAATCTCTGAACCTTGTTTTGGACAAGGCTTTCATAAAAATGTCTGCAATCTGGTCTTCAGTCTGGCAATGTTTCTTGAGACAAACTTCAAAACCAATACCAAATTTTCTGATGTGTTCAAATGACTCCTTTGCAACTTGAAAGTGGAACTTCCATACGCAATAGATGAACCTGAAGAAGAAATTCGCAATACAAAAAAAGATTGCTACGAGAGACATAAAACaatctttcaaatttttgtatggCCTTTCATCAGCTTTGTCATCACCATCATCCTTGGGTAGCTTTTCATGAATTTTCACAATTTAGCCTCCTTCAATTGACTCATCAATGATCTCCTCCTGAATTTTAGCATCATCTGAATTTTTTGGTTCATAATACTGCACCTTAGAATTGTCAATTTCTAAAAAATTCAAAGCAAAATTTTTGCCTCTCAttttcactgagaaaagttTATTCCCAACTGAATCATGTATAACACAAGTCCTGTTTTTGAAGATAACAGAATAATTCTTCTCCAATAACTATCCAACACTTAAtagattttgattaatttcaggTACATATAAAACATCGGAAATAATTTTGGTACCTAAGCCATAATCAATAGCAACACTACCTTTGCCTTTCACCTTAATATAATCTCCATTTCCAATTCTGACTTTGAagatttgcaatttatcaagtTTCCTAAATATAGATTCATCATAAGCCATGTGATGAGTGCAACCACTGTCGATTAGCCAAGTTTCAGTACTGGAATTATTGCTTGCAAAACAAGTGGCCACGAAAAGTTGCTCCTCATCTTGTTCATCAACCATCTGAGCATgatgttctcttttttttttttttttttgcaaactCTCTCCATATGTCCCATTTGCTTACAAAACCTATATTGAACGTCAGgtctaaaccaacaatatattgAAGGATGTGAGGTTTTCTTACAGTGTGGACACAGAGGATTTctgccatttttcttctcatctTTGCTATTTTTTCCTTGATCATTTCTCCTACCTTGTCGAATTTGATCCTTATTTGTTGCTTGAAAAGCACCTTCAATGACTTCTTCAGTTCTTATGACTCGTTTTTGTTCTTGTGCCTCTAAAGCATTGATCAATTCTGGCAAGGTCATCTGAGATAGATCCCTTAAATCTTCAAGGGAGGAAATCTTGGCTTCAAACCTTTCTGGTAAATTTACCAAGACTTTCTCCACAACTCTGCTATCCGGAAGTTGTTCTCCAATCAACTTGATTGTGTTCACAATATTTAAGAGTCTATCAGAATACTCTTTAATGTTTTCTGTGTCTTTCATCTTAAGGAGTTCAAATTCTCTCCTAAGGTTCAAAACTTGCATCTGTTTTGTTCGGTCATTGCCTTGAAAAGTCACTTTGAGAGCATCCCAAGCTTCCTTTGCAGTTTCACAAGTCATAATTTTTGTGAATACTGCATCAGAAACTGCTGAATGAATGCATGTCATGGCTTTTGATCTCATTTTGACTGCATCCCTATGGGCTCTCATCTCTGCAATAGTTGGATCTTCCGACAATTCAGGAACATGATCTGTTTCTACCATATCCCAAAGATCATTAGCCATCAAATAGGACTTCATTTTGACCGCCCAGATTTGGTAGTTTTCACCAGTGAAATTTGAAGGATTGGACAagaagttgttatctagcattTTGATGTTGAAGGCTTAAGTGTGAAAAAGGAATTCTCACCAGGTTCACTAACTCTCAAAGAAACAGGCCCTTAAGAtttaggctctgataccactttgtTGGTTTTTTGGGTCATAAACTAAGAAACAATACCTTAGTGTTGCAAAAAAAGCTTATAAGAGACTTGTATTGAAGGTGGAAAATGAGCTTATGTTCTACATTCATCAACTcactatttatagtgattacatgaaacaaactaACAAAATATCCCACTAACAATTATcctaaaaatctcaacaaaatataATCTTCTTCTACTAGCTAATCTTAGCTAATATATTTGTTAACAAACCAACATGATCTTTGGTTAATAAATATCCTTATTTGctaataactaaattattttgatatcaaACATAATCTAGCAAAATCGGTAGGAAAAGTTGGCATATCTCAACAATGTTTATCTTAGGTTTCATATTTAGTgtgtttaattttcattttattttatgttcCAATGGTTAGCAGACTTCCTCTCGATAAGACATGCCTACGTCTTAAGGGCACATTGTAATAGTCAAATACCCAACTCTACCATCAGAAGACTACTGCTCAACATGACGCGCCCACGCCTAACTGACTGGAGAGCTCAAGTTTCAATTTCAGTAACTCTGGCAGACAACTAGGCGACAAGACGTGCCCATGCTTTGTAGGCACATGCTAATGAGAAATTGCCCAACCTCACCATCAGAAGACTTCAGACCAACAAGACGTGCTTGTGTCATGTTCCAACGAGggggaagcaaaaaaaaaaaaagacaaaaagatttttttctttcttttcttttccttttctctttctttttccttttcttttcctttttccttttcttttcctttctttatttctctcttctttttctttcttctttctttctttcttccatccttCTTCTCCAGCCAAACCCCATGACCATCACCATTTGCCGTCAGCTGCTTGCCATGACCAACTTGCCACTTCGTCCATCATCTTCCTTCGTTGTACTGCCCCTCACAAGCTACGGGTCTCTTAATTCATTATTGCACAAGTTCATCAAAAGGATGGCAGATTGGCCACCATTTGTCCATCATGTTGTTTCACACGTCCTTTTGCCTCTCCCCCGTAGCTGTTCATGCCCACCTTAATGATTAGGGAAGTTTCGTTATGGCCTTACTTTTCctttattctttctttcttatatTGGGGACAATGTAAAATTTAGGTGGGGGAGGGGTTACTGTATTGGTAGTATATggaaaagtgcaagtgtaggcatttttgttggaattttttgttcgaattttgttcaaattttaCCCAATTTTTGCCACTCCTTGTGTATTTTTGTGGTTATTCTTCATAAGCGATGGTTAGATGTCTCAAATTTTATCATTACTAAGGTTTTATATGATAATGGATCAAGTATAGCTACACTCTGCTAGTTATCGTTGGCTAGTAACTGGAGGTCTTCACCACAAGTGTTGACTTTCGCGCCAAATAGTGGCAATAGCTATGAGTATGTGGATCTTAAACGATGAGAGTTAAGTGAACTCTTTCATTTGACAGAAGTCAAAATTCACGTCAAAAGTCTTGAATAACTAAGGACGAAGCTTTCTCCcctgaagtaaaaaaaaaaaaaaaaaaaaactcaagtgtgggaatattttagaaaaaaatgtcaaaaaaaaagaTGTGCTAATAGTAAAAACTATGGAggcactacaagaaaattggtcatcagtgacaacttttctctgtgacgaaaaaaagttgtcacaaaaggaGATCCTTTAATGACAACTTTCTAACTCGTCACAAACCTCTAATgggagccaactcatttgtgacgacttagaaaagtcgtcactagtaaattcccgccaagatttagcaagagcgcgggagtgtttagaacacacaatagtgacgacattaagaacatcatcactattgcttggCCTATTTACGGACCATtttttgttgtcgtcactgatcacttaaaaaaaaagttattagtgacaacattttgtagtgatgacaataagtcgtcacaaaaggagcttctttagtcgcgatacctaaagttgtcacaattgcatcaaagtaactaaatgtttagtgacgacccgttattttcgtcacaaactacactgcaagaaatatggtcattagtgacaacattttctagtgacgacaaaagttgtcacaaaacgtgggtgtttagtgacgacaagaaaagttgtcataattgcttaaagcaactaagtcttcagtgacgaccttgaaaaacgttgtcactaaaatgatctatatagtgacaacttctaatatcgtcactgtcactctaccaattcggatttagtgacaagaattaatcgtcactgtttaaagtacttatttctaagtcactttcattaattctactgtgccaccctaacttttgcgatttagccctaaatgttgtaaaaaattccattaattccattataataccttaacttttacaatttagccccatatgtagtacaccgatttctttaattctattattactccctaacttttgtaatttagccccatatgtaattcaccaatttcattaattctactatggcactctaacttttgcaatttaacccccatatgtaatacaccaattttattatttctattatggcaccctaacttttacaatttagcccctatttttttattaggaaattgcgaatggtatcttgataaactatgcataaatattttataattttctcaaacttaagtaataatttgttataaactctaaagatatatctttcattataatagttataaggcaggcaggtctttttatcaatggaataagaaatttatgccagatttatcctttgtactacatgccaagtagtattagcaaaggaataacatagtactacaaagtaattaacaaaatagccttcagggagtgtagtttatgggcaaatgagcattatctattcggcattttactctcaaacatataatttatgataaatttataaatgtttgtaagtaaaattcaaaaagtgttacactgatttcttacaaaacgaaaactgaCAGGTTattttttcaacataaattaaatttttttaaaaaaagaaatggcccataaagtaccaactctttgtgggtttcttccattacatgaacaaatattctgctctttatgggcatttcactctaaatcatttaatttatgttaaatacataaatgtttgtaagtaaaattcaaaaagtgttgcactaatatttttatgaaagggaaactggtaggttttgtatttaacataaattaaatatgtgaaagcaaaaaaaaaaagaaattacccataaatctatgtcttgcaaatctatactagtaaaatagtttcaaacaaaattaaacattaaaataaactgtaatttatacacattaaaatatctgtaatttatacacattttgcaactactactttgtgttttctctataatgaattttttaactattgagaacttaagttttgtcttgcaaatctatactagtacaatagttttaaacaaaattaaacattaaaataaatgtttgaaaaagaacaaaagtacatttatcacttgcagtaatgtaacaaaattttctcaaccattatcaatattttcacaaaagtattaaaaactagcaattgacaatattaaaaactagcaatttaattagtgacgactttccttgtcattataatcttgaataaattagtgataacattatgtcatcactaaattttctttgattttgacttaacaataatgtcttattaatagcatttgattatttttaatgaaagtctgttataaccatagaatttgactttcgttattttcaattaatgatgtattttagtgctgcaattataaaaaattgcagggctaaaatatttgcaaattataaaagtatattttcacttatatgtaattaacaaattttgccacctatattgatgaaaatttgtgtttttgtactaaaaaataaagaataatactatagcaataaaatctatgcttcaaaccaaattaaaaataaaaaaaagcatgatgattggtctcaaatgttgggaaaatgattatcccaaataatatttcgcttgcatcataaacacattttccaacccacctttttatatttccaaccacctttttatctcacatacatcacatcacaaaaaatgctacagtaattattccaaataatatttcaaataacacactatccaaacaaaccccatataatatttcatgtaatttgagttttattattttcaattacattgtagacaccaaatttttgattttttaactttatttgtttaattaatttaataggtttatttgtttcaattctagggtttttttattttttattttattttttttatttttgttctggtttattttattttttgtcttcatactaaatttcagaaaacaaagaaaaaaaggagaaaaagagaaaagaaaaaaaaaagagtgaaagTGACAAGTGGGGAGGCATGCATTTGGACAAGTGTCTCTTTTATGTTAGGGACACTTGGTAAGTTTAAGGaatttttgggggaaaaaaatgaaaaaaggaaaaaaggaaaagatggaGTTTTTAGGGCCATAGgagaaagagagcaaggagaggcttcggacacaaaaaaaaaaaaggggaaagaaagCTAAGCAAAGGGAGCAGAGGGAGAAAAACAGAGAGGGGCGGCTAGGTTTTGGGCATGAAAGCTTCGGCGAActgggaaagaaagaaaaaagaagaagagcgcgagggataaaaaggaaaagcagAGGGAAAAGAGGAACCAGGCGGCGGGCTGAGCAAAAAATGGAGGAAACAAGCAAcgaaaaaaacacacaaaaggGAAATGGGGGTTTCAGCTTCAATCATCCGATAAAAATTTTTCCAATCACCACTGCCAAATTTCCCACCACCTCAACCGGCTGCCGGCTGCCACCACTCTCTTTCCACCCTCCGTCCTCAAATTCCCCCCAATTTCCCCAAACGAATCCTCCACAAAAACCCCTCATTTCCCATTCTGCTCCTCCCCACTTCTAATACAAGCCTTTTCTGCCAACGCCTCCACCACAGCCCTTCCCCTTTACCGCCGTCTCTATCCGCGCcaagcccaaaaaaaaactcatcCTCAGCAACCTTTCTGTTCTCGGTGAAAAGGGCAAGAACAGCTACGACGTCGAGACTCTCATCAAATTCTTCTCCACCTGCTCCTCTTCCGTGGATGGCTTGAGCAGCAACAGCAGCGGAGATTTCCAACTCACCGAGCCGTCACCACCCATCGGATATCCATTGCCGCCTGCGAATTTCACCAAGAAAGCCTTGTAAGTCGTCTTCCCTCTTTGAACTTCAGTTCCCATTCAAGCACAAACGTCTGAGCTCCCAAAGCATGTTTTCCGTGTCTCTGTTAGTACAATTTTCTTGTtgattgtttatggttttaGAATATACAGGCTCTAGGTGTCGATTGGACTGATTTATCTCGTGTTTATAACAAATTTTGGGCTAGTCATAACCTCAATTGAGCACAATATGCTGAAGTTTTTCACGCCCATttagtgtttgataaaatgcccgAACGGAAATCTTGAACCAAAAGAGgagattttatgtttttttaatTTGAGAGAGACTCTGGCCAGTCCAAAGCATATATTTTTCCAAATATGGAATCAATGTCCCCTTGTGTcgagaaatttgattttatttgacaaaacaattgggaaaatagttttttttctcTAGCTATTTATCAAGAAAGAGCATAACATACTATTCACTGTTTTTGAGTTTTCAACATCATTCGTATGTTAATATGAAGCTTCATATATAAGGTAAATATGCAAATCCACCGCTGGAGAGAATTCGACATGCTACTTTTCGGTTTTCTTGGTCAATCTTGTTTTCTTTCCGTGAATGAGAGTATATAGCCATGAGAAGTGAAACATAAGATGTTCCCAATGTTGCCTCaatcttgttttctttgttgttaTTAGCAATAAAAGATGTTTAATATTCCAAATTCTGTAAACAACCTGCTATATTGCTGAATAATGTTACAGATAGAAGTGTTGAATTCTAGAGGGGCAACCCTCTCTTTTGTTCTGTACTTTAGTTGCTGCCTCTGATGCTAAGCGGATTTTGTTCTGATTTTAGGCTTCTCAAGAGCTTAGCTTTTTTGCAGCTGGCAATGATTTTAGGCACTGGAGAAAGAAAATAGTGAAGATGGAAATAATTCTGATTCTAGCAGTTATTCTAATGATAATGAGGACGAAAGGCCGGAGAGCAAATCTATCACCACCTCTTGGCCTCAAAGTTACAGGTAGTATCATCTTATCGCACATATCtatatttgtttctttctaCATCTAGCTATGGTGTTCTCTATGTTTGTTCTGTTCTTGTTGTGCAGATTCTGTATTTAGCAGTGAAGCACTTGGTTTCTTGAATGCTGTTATATTTATATGGTACCAGATATTTAGCTTTACCTATTCATTTTTGGCTAGGAGAGATATTTAGAAATGGGATTGAAATGCTTTCATCATTCATATTTTgaagcttcttcaagtttttTCATTCTGTTTCGGCCATGAATATCAATAGTTTATGAGTTTGAATGGATCCAGTAACATCAGTAAAGGATAGCTATGGGCTTAAGGTAGGCTATGTAATGTTATCAAAAGGCCAGAGCATTTTATGTCTTCCCTGGATCCTTCTTCAGCTTAGCGGAACTTGGTAGGATGCACTTATATTGCTGAGTACTGCCTCTATTGAAAAGATTTTCCTTCGTCATGAGGGATTGGTGGTTAATCCCTGTGAACCATCTTTGGAAGTGAAGGAGTTGTATTTGTCCTTGCTACATTTATCAATGGTAGAAACCATATTTTGGATATTACCTTTCATCGAACGGCTGATTCTGGAAGACTGAACCAATTTCCATAACTTGTGTGTCATAACATCTGGCCAGAACTATACCAACTTTTAGACAGTCTGCTAGATATTTTGATTGAAATAAGTGCCAGAGATCCACTCTCCTCCTCCAATCATGTACCAGCGTTTCTTATTTGCATCGGTTTTCAGTTGTTTTTGGAGAGGATAAAAAATACTGGTTTGATCAAAAGTACAACCATCACTCCCTCATGTGCAATTCTACCAGCTGCAAATAATTTCGCTCTTAGCTTTTAAGATTTAGAATCAATTCCAATGGTTCTTTGTTAATTTGTTTTAAACTTGCATAACTGGATTATATATTTGAGAAATGGTTACATTAGTCATCTCACTTGGACTGTGTTCAAACTCTGGTTGATAATGCTTGGTATCTCATATCCTTGTATCAGGCAGTCCATCGATTTATACAGTAGTGTACCATCTCCAAGTCTTAACTTCCTGGGGACGCCTACGTTATCATGTTTAGGCAGCTCATGTATCTCTTATTCATTAACAAGAAGATACACTCCTGAAGTACTCCCTTCTTCGCAAAACCTCTATTACCACCAGTAGCAGATGCACGTCGGCCACCAGAAAGGCGTAGTTCACATTCTCTGCTGCCCTCCATTCAAGGGAGGCCTTCCTTAAGAAAAGCAACTGCTGACAAGAAATCATCCAAGGTCTCACATGAGGTTTCTCTTCCTAGCCAGAGTTCATATGGACAAGCTGTGGTGAATGGTAGGTTTATTTGATTGAACATCCATCAATCTACATAGAAATGCAGGAATATTAAAGAAGCATTTATCAGAGGAACTGCATAATTAACTTGTATGTTGACGTGAATGTTGATGATTCGTACTTCAGTAATCTGTCCTTATTCAACTTCTAGATGTAGGAATATGAACTTGCTCGCTTTACtgtaaattaaaaagaaaagccTAAATTTGCTATAATCTATTCACTCACTGAGAACTTTGATGGCTTGCATAATATTCTAAATCCTTTTCTTCTATCTGTAGATATATATTCTACCTATACATTTGATCCTTTTCCCTTTTCACTGATGTAAGGAAGTTCGTCCTTGCAGTTCCTtgcaaaatgaaataaaatatcaaatcaGAAACTATCATGAAACATCTAGAACCGTTTGAAGGCCTTGACAATTCTGATTTTGCCTTTGCATTTAGCTGCTAATGTGCTCATGGTGAATGAAGACACATAAAAATTATGTACATTTACTTTTCACAGGCATAAATGTTCTTTGTGGTGTTGGAATTCTTTCAACTACTTGTGCTGTCAAAGAAGGTGGATGGGTTGGGCTCTCAATTCTGTTTATCTTTGCTGTTGTTTCTTACTACACTGGGATTCTCCTGCATTCCTGTTTGGACAGTCAACCTGGGCTCGAGACTTACCCGGATATTGGCCATGCTGCCTTTGGTAATGTGGGACGTATTGCTACATCTGTAAGTATATTGTAAAATTGTCATTTTCTGAATGCTTGTTTGATGGTCCCCTTTGTCTTCGAGGATTTCAGAAACTTTTTATTGGCCTTAACAATTTTGGAGCCAGAGTGGTTTTTTGGACTCTCTGAAGTTTACTTGGGAGGGTTGACAATGATAACTTTTGTTATAGCTGAAGAAATTGTATATGATGTTACAATTCGATACCTTCTTATTAACTCTAAATGGAAATGATACCTTTCTGTCTCTAGGGTACTGATAGTTAATTTGTTGCCTTTTCAGGTTTCACTCATGCCAGATCCAAAAGCTAGATCATATTTATGCAGCCTCTTTGTCACTGCTGCTTTGATTTGTTGCGTATACTTCATCGGAACTGCATTCCTTGCGAAGGATGACATGGTAAGTGTCTTTCTTTTAGTTCTTTTTAATTCATTCCATGGGACATGGACTTTGCTTTAATTACCCTGCTGTTATAATGGTTTGCTTCAATGGGTATCACATAAACATTTCTGAGGGCACTTTGGGCTTTGACGCTACAACTTCTGGTTAACTTCAAATATCAGGCGGACTTTGTTTCTCCTC from the Coffea arabica cultivar ET-39 chromosome 11e, Coffea Arabica ET-39 HiFi, whole genome shotgun sequence genome contains:
- the LOC140021173 gene encoding amino acid transporter AVT1C-like; translated protein: MFNIPNSASQELSFFAAGNDFRHWRKKIVKMEIILILAVILMIMRTKGRRANLSPPLGLKVTDSVFSSEALGFLNAVIFICTPFFAKPLLPPVADARRPPERRSSHSLLPSIQGRPSLRKATADKKSSKVSHEVSLPSQSSYGQAVVNGINVLCGVGILSTTCAVKEGGWVGLSILFIFAVVSYYTGILLHSCLDSQPGLETYPDIGHAAFGNVGRIATSVSLMPDPKARSYLCSLFVTAALICCVYFIGTAFLAKDDMADFVSPLSPLSRAVLQDFGSILLSATNISFEELQDLQHSHLDNLYCGILEER